In Natranaerobius trueperi, a single genomic region encodes these proteins:
- a CDS encoding alpha-ribazole kinase, whose amino-acid sequence MITEVGDVKLIELTKEYLAVSCDSLGAIGEKKLDKVKVPTEWVGRVLSRVALMELIALRINPMLVVNTLSNELEPTGNKIITGIKRELKTIDLDPNTSLTGSFEYNILTEETAAGVTALGTIKKYPELGLGYEGMNFYLLGIPKVGNEVNLQDEDLADLPSVNELSKISEVKEIIPVGSKGIRAEAKVLANRSNLIPKFLKNVSEDLLIKSAGPSTCVIFTTDNDGIQIVRELANTYNKPVLHLGQFVKEF is encoded by the coding sequence AGCAATTGGTGAGAAAAAGTTAGATAAAGTAAAGGTACCTACAGAATGGGTAGGAAGAGTTCTTAGTCGTGTTGCTTTAATGGAGCTAATAGCACTTAGGATCAACCCAATGTTAGTAGTAAATACTTTATCTAATGAGTTAGAACCTACAGGCAATAAAATTATCACAGGGATAAAAAGAGAACTAAAGACTATAGATTTAGATCCTAACACTTCTCTAACAGGAAGTTTTGAATATAATATCTTAACAGAAGAAACTGCAGCTGGTGTAACCGCTTTGGGTACTATAAAAAAATATCCTGAATTGGGTTTGGGGTATGAAGGAATGAATTTTTATTTACTTGGCATCCCTAAAGTAGGTAATGAAGTCAATTTACAAGATGAAGATCTAGCTGATTTACCTAGTGTTAATGAGTTAAGTAAAATCTCTGAAGTTAAGGAAATTATTCCAGTTGGATCAAAAGGGATAAGGGCTGAAGCAAAAGTTTTGGCTAACAGGTCAAATTTAATTCCGAAGTTTTTAAAAAATGTAAGTGAAGATTTGTTAATAAAATCTGCAGGACCTAGTACCTGTGTTATATTTACAACAGATAATGATGGGATACAGATTGTAAGAGAGTTAGCAAATACATATAATAAGCCTGTTCTCCACTTAGGTCAATTTGTTAAGGAGTTTTGA